A part of Antechinus flavipes isolate AdamAnt ecotype Samford, QLD, Australia chromosome 6, AdamAnt_v2, whole genome shotgun sequence genomic DNA contains:
- the RAPSN gene encoding 43 kDa receptor-associated protein of the synapse, whose amino-acid sequence MGQDQSKQQIEKGLQLYQSNQTEKALQVWMRMLEKSTDLVGRFRVLGCLVTAHSEMGRYKDMLKFAVVQIDTARELEDADYLMESYLNLARSNEKLCEFQKTISYCKTCLNMQGIRVGQQLNGQVSLSMGNAFLGLSLFQKALESFEKALRYAHNNDDKMLECRVCCSLGNFYSQVKDYEKALFFPCKAAELVNDYGKGWSLKYRAMSQYHMAVAYRKLGHLGDSMECCEESMKIALQHGDRPLQALCLLCFADIHRSRRDLETAFPRYDSAMSIMTEIGNRLGQVHVLLGVAKCWVTRKEPEKALDVIEKAQDLAEGLGNKLSQLKLHCLSEGIYRSRGQQRELRAHVVRFHECVEETELYCGLCGESIGERNNRLQALPCSHFFHLRCLQNHGTRSCPNCRRSSMKPGFV is encoded by the exons ATGGGACAGGACCAGTCCAAACAACAGATTGAGAAGGGGCTGCAGCTCTACCAGTCGAACCAGACGGAGAAGGCCCTGCAGGTGTGGATGAGGATGCTGGAGAAGAGCACAGACCTCGTGGGCCGGTTCCGCGTCCTGGGCTGCCTGGTCACCGCGCACTCAGAAATGGGCCGCTACAAGGATATGCTGAAG TTTGCCGTGGTGCAGATCGACACGGCCCGGGAACTGGAAGACGCCGACTACCTCATGGAGAGCTACCTGAACCTGGCCCGCAGCAACGAGAAGCTCTGCGAGTTCCAGAAGACCATCTCCTACTGTAAGACCTGCCTCAACATGCAGGGCATCCGGGTGGGCCAGCAGCTCAACGGGCAGGTCAGCCTGAGCATGGGCAACGCCTTTCTGGGACTCAGCCTCTTCCAGAAGGCCCTGGAGAGCTTCGAGAAGGCCCTGCGCTACGCCCACAACAACGACGACAAGATGCTCGAGTGCCGCGTCTGCTGCAGTCTGGGCAACTTCTACTCCCAGGTCAAG GACTACGAGAAAGCTCTGTTCTTCCCCTGCAAAGCCGCCGAGCTGGTGAACGACTACGGCAAGGGCTGGAGCCTCAAGTACCGCGCCATGAGTCAGTACCACATGGCCGTGGCCTATCGGAAACTCGGGCACCTGGGGGATTCCATGGAGTGCTGTGAG GAGTCCATGAAGATTGCCCTCCAGCACGGGGACCGGCCCCTCCAGGCTCTGTGTCTCCTCTGTTTTGCTGACATCCACCGGAGCCGCAGAGACTTGGAG ACAGCCTTCCCTAGGTACGACTCTGCCATGAGCATCATGACGGAGATCGGAAACCGACTGGGGCAGGTGCATGTCCTGCTGGGCGTGGCCAAGTGCTGGGTGACCAGGAAGGAGCCGGAGAAG GCTTTAGACGTCATCGAAAAGGCTCAGGACCTGGCTGAGGGATTGGGGAACAAG CTGAGTCAGCTGAAGCTGCACTGCCTGAGCGAGGGCATCTACCGCAGCCGGGGGCAGCAGCGCGAGCTGCGGGCCCACGTCGTGCGCTTCCACGAGTGTGTCGAGGAGACGGAGCTCTACTGCGGCCTGTGCGGGGAGTCCATCGGCGAGCGCAACAACCGGCTGCAGGCCCTGCCGTGCTCCCACTTCTTCCACCTCAG GTGCCTCCAGAACCACGGGACCCGGAGCTGCCCCAACTGCCGCCGTTCATCCATGAAGCCGGGTTTTGTGTGA